GCGGTATCGCCCACCTTTTTCCCGATCAACCCCCGCCCAATCGGCGAAGTCGTCGAGATCAGCCCCTTCGACACATCGGACTCCTCGCTGGTCACCAGCTTGTAGATAATCTCTTCGTCCTTGGTCGTGTCATACACGGTGATCGTCGAGCCGAAGGCGACTTTGTCTTTGGGAATATTGGCCAGATTTACCAGCGAAAGCTCAGCCATGCGCTTCTTCACCTGGCCTAGGCGCGCGTTGACGAAGACCTGGCGCTGCTTCGCCATGTGGTACTCAGCGTTTTCGGAGAGGTCGCCGAGCGAGGCAGCCTTCTTGATCTCGACGGGTAGCTCGTGGGCTAGTTCATGCTCCAGCTTGGCGATCTCTTCCAGGAGCTGCTTCTTGATGTGATCAGTCATTCGTTTCCCATTGCGGACGGCGTCCTCTTAGGCTGCAAGAGCTGAAATTCCCCGCGGCGCCAATTGCCTGAGCGCCCCGCCGAAACATACATCGTGTCTTGTCCGTGAATTCCGCCGCGTCTATGAGGTTCGCCCTCTCTTGAAATCCGTCCCGGAATCCAGCTGGGCGGGTAAAACCCTGAAACCATAATTATATGACGACTGCTGTCAATCTGAAGCTTCTCCGGGCGCGATGCCACCCTCAGGGGCTTCGTTTTCGAGGTCGCGCCTTCGATTCGAACGGGCGTCGAGAAACGACTGAAGGATCAGCACCGCCGCCACCTGATCCACCAGCGGCTTGTGCTCCTGACGGCTTTTGCCCGCGGCATAAAGAATTGCGTGCGCCTCGCGGCTGGTGAGCCGTTCGTCCCAAAAGTGCACCGGCAAAGCCGCCATCTGTCCTAACTCTTCGGCGAATTCCCGCGTCTTTTCGCCCTGCGTACTAGCCTCGCCCGAGAGATGCAGCGGATTGCCCACCACGATCCCCACGCAGCCAAACCGCCGGCAAAGCCTCGCCAGCGAGCGCATATCCTCCCGCGGATTGCGCTTACGCGTCAGTGTCAGCACCGGCTGCGCCGTCAACCCGAGCTCATCCGAAACGGCGACGCCAATCCTCTTCGAACCGACGTCCAGCCCCAGGTAACGTGGTACAAGTGCAGTTTCCAGATGAGAACTCCTTGGACAACGCAAACCAGTCGCCAGCTTTAGCTTACCGCCATGCCGGTGTTACCGGTTACGGCCAGGAGTACACCGCGAGCAGGGCCGGCCTACCCCAGCTCACCGGAAAGGTCAAATTACAATCGAAGGATTGGAATCTGCACAGAGGGAAAGGCATCCAATCCTTGAATGACATCGGGAGTTGCGCGAATTGAGGTCACGTCGGCGAGGTTCGCGGAAAAAGAAGGGTTCCGGCGCGGGTTTTCTGGTTTTCCTGTTTTTCTTTCTGCTGTTGCTGGCGGGCGCAGCGGCAGCCTGGTTTGTCTTCTTGCCTGCCGGTCCGCAGGGCGAGACTTTTGTCGAGATCGCCCCGGGCAGCAGCAGTAATCAGATTGCAACTCAATTGGAGCAGACGGGCGTCGTTCGCAGCCGTTATGCCTTCGACCTTGTCCGGCTGTGGAAACGGGGCCGTCTCAAGGCCGGGGAGTATCGTTTCGACCACGCTGCTCCGGTGACTGAGGTGTACGCACGAATCGCTCGCGGCGACGTCTACACCTTACCGGTCACCATACCTGAGGGCGCGAACCGCTTCGACATTGCGGCGCGGATAGTACAGGCAGGCTTTCTCAACGTGAACAAGGAGGATTTTCTGGCAGCTACGGTATCCGAAACTCCCCTCATCGCCGACCTCGATCCCCAGGCGCGCAACCTGGAGGGGTATCTGTTTCCGGACACCTATCGTTTTCCGCGCAAAGTGACCTCAGCCCAGATCATCAGCACGATGGTGCGCCGCTTCCGAACCGTAACCTCCGAACTCGATCTGGCTCGGCCCCCTCAAACCTCAGTCTCGCGCAACGTGCATGACATCGTCACCCTCGCCTCTCTGGTAGAGCGCGAAACCGCCGTGGCTTCGGAGCGTCCGCTCGTCGCCAGCGTACTTGCGAACCGCCTGGCGAAGAAGATGCCGCTGATGACCGACCCAGCGGTCATTTACGGGCTCGAAGTCAAAGACCTGTGGCGCGGCGCGATCTACCAGTCCGACCTCTCCGATCCAAAGCACGACACGCCCTACAACACCTATCGCCATATCGGCCTGCCTCCCGGCCCTATCGCCAACCCCGGCATGGCGTCGTTGCGTGCAGCCATGAATCCCGCCGCCACGGACTACCTGTATTTCGTCGCTGCCGGAGCCGATCCGCAAGGCAAGTCGCGATTCGCCTCAACCCTTGATGAGCACAACAAAAACGTCGCCAGCTACCGCAAGGCTGTAAGACAAGCAGGTGGCCGTTGAACGCAGTACGTCCAATTCGGAATCACGCGTGTCGACCGGCAGCCGCCGCCGTCGCGCTTGCGCTTTGCCTGCCCGTTATCGTCTCGCTCACGGGCTGCGCGAGCATGCTTGTCTCCAAGCGCAAGCTGCCGGTGCCGGTTGCGCCGCCTAGTGTGCAAACGGCCTCGGCGTCCGAGCTGGTAGCGCGCCTGAACGATCAATGGGACAAATTCCAGAGCCTGACCGCATCGGTCGACATCCAGGCAAGCCACCTGAAAGCCCAGGAAGGCGTCGCGACAGACTACCCAAGCTTCCGCGCCAACCTGCTGCTGCGCAAGCCGGAGATGCTGCGCGTTCTCGGCAGGCTTCCGGTCCTGCAGACCAAGATGTTCGATCTGGCCAGTGACGGAACCCGGTTCACGCTCGTCATTCCGCCCAAGGACGAGTACTACTCCGACCTCAACTCCCGCAAGGGAACCTCGCTCAAATGGTATGAGAATCTTCGCCCCGGTCCGCTCTTTGACTCCATGGTTGTGCGCGGCCTCGAAAAGGACGACTTTTATTCCGTCATCTCCGAAACCACGACGATGGAAGACACCGTCAATAAGCGGTTGATGGTGGAGCCTGAGTACATCCTCAACATCGTGCGCCGCAAGGCGGACAGCCAGGAGCTTTACCCGGTGCGAGTGGTCCACTTCCACCGCGAAGACCTGCTGCCCTATCAGGAGGATCTCTATAACGACAAGGGCGACCTCGAGACCCAGGTCTTCTACGGTGTGTACAAAAATTTCGACGGAACCAACTATCCCGGCACGATCACTCTCAAGCGCCCGCAGGATGAGTACCAGCTCGTGATGACTGTCGAGCGAGTAACCGCGAACCCCGCGCTTACCGATGACATGTTTCAAGTAGAAATCCCCGAAGACTACAAAAAGCAGGAATTGAAGTAGGCGATCCGGCAGGTTGCGCCCGGGTTGGATCGATTCCGCCCCCAGGCAGGCCACTCCAGCGTCTTAAGACGGGATTCTTTGAGACGCCGTCTAACTTATCGCAAATTACAAAATCGCTTCCGGCAGAAGTGAGCTATAATCCGCACTCAGTCCGCACATTGTTCCGCAAAGCTGATTGCATCGGGCTCGGGCAGTAGAGCATAGCTCGCCATCCTTCGGCTTCCCGGATCCGCTCCGCGATTCTCGTGGTGAGCCCTGCTGTGACCCTCAACCAAAAATCAACAGCTTGATACCGAATCGAACCGGGCAATTCCCGTTCAACAGGAGGGGATGCAATGACCAGAATCGACAGGTGGAGTGCGCTCAGGTGCGCCTCAGGCTTCGCCCCAGGACTGCTGTTAGCCTTGGCAGTGCAACACTGGGCAGTTGCCCAGGATCTCAGGACCGCGCCCCCCAGCAATACAGCCATGACAACGGCCCTGCCGGACGCCGTGAACAGCAATGTCCCACGTCTAATGAAGTTCAGCGGCGTGGTGGCAGACCCAGACGGCAAACCCGCGACCGGCATCGTGGCCGTGACCTTCAACTTCTATAAAGAACAGGAAGGTGCAGCCCTCTGGACGGAAACTCAGAACCTGCAGTTGGACGCGCAAGGCCGCTATACCGTGCTGTTGGGTGCAGGATCGGCGGCTGGCTTGCCGATCGATCTCTTTGCCTCCGGCAACGCGCTCTGGCTTGGCGTGCAGCCGGAACTAGCCGGACAAAGCGAGCTGCCACGTGTGCTGCTGGTGGCAGTGCCCTACGCCTTGAAGGCCGCAGACGCCGACACGCTGGGCGGAAAACCGGCCTCAGCCTATGCGTTGTCACAAGGCCAGGCAACACCCTCGTCTGGCCTGGCAAACGGCAATCTCTCCGTTGCGCAACGAAACGCTCTGCAAACCGAAAATTTCAGAGGCGATCATGACGACCATGGCCGGTCAGTGCGAGGCCACGGCATGAACGACTTCATTCCAATCTGGACCGGCGACGATAGTCTGGGAGACTCGATCCTCTTTCAGACGCTGGACAACGTCGGAGCAGGCACCAGGACACCGGGCGCGAAACTCGATGCCGTCAGCTCCGGCATCGCTGTTCGCGGGACATCCTCCGGCGCAGGCCAAAGCGGCGTCGTTGGCGTTTCCAATGCGACGACAGGCTACGGGAGCGGAGTATCCGGAACCAGCGCCAGCGTAAACGGAGCTGGTGTCGCCGGTTACGCCACCGCGACTTCCAATAATGGGAGCGGCGTCTACGGCCAGAATTCTAGCGGAAGCGGCGCTGGCGTGGTTGGAGTGAACAGCGCCACAACAGGTTATGCCAACGGCGTCTATGGTCAGACCGTCAGCACCAGCGGAAACGGCTTGAGCGGCTTTGCTAATGCGGCCTCCGGCTACACCGCCGGTGTATACGGCTACAGTGCCAGCACCAACGGTTCCGGCGTGTACGGCGACAGCCCGAACAATGTTGGAGTAGGCGGCATGGGCGGCACGCTGGGCGTCTGGGGAGACACCGTCAGCACCAGCGGCTCCGGCGTGGCTGGTTACGCCGACGCAACTTCCGGCTACACCAACGGCGTCTTCGGCCAGAGCGCCAGCACCAACGGAAACGGAGTGAGCGGCAATGCTATTGCAACTACAGGCAATGCCTACGGCGTGAATGGATCGACTTTTACCACGGGTTTCGGAGCAGGTGTTGCTGGAGCGGCATGGGCTACGACGGGGACAGCCTTCGGCGTATTTGGCCAAACTGCGAGCAACAACGCGCCGGGAATCTTCGGTTATGCAAGCTCAACTTCCGGCACGCCAGTTGGAGTCGTCGGGTTTGTCGAGAGCCCGAACGCTGTAGCCGGCCAGTTCGTAGCTCACAGCGGGTCAGGATTGATCCTGCAAGGTCTGTCCGGAAGCGCCACTACGCAGGTCTTCACAGTAGATGCGAACGGCAACCTGGACATCAGCGGCAACCTGACCGTCTCCGGAAGCAAATCCGCGAGGGTGAAACTACAGGATGGCCGGGATGTGGCGCTTTACGCCGTCGAAAGCCCGGAGAACTGGTTTGAAGACTTCGGCACGGCGCAGTTGCAAGCAGGCGCAGTGCAAGTCTCGCTCGATCCCGGATTTCTCCAGACGATCGACTCGACAGCCAACTACCATGTCTTTCTCACTCCAAAGGGCGACTGTCACGGCCTCTACGTAGCGAGCACAACATCGGCGGGCTTTGTGGTGCGTGAGCTGGGCAGCGGAAGTTCGAGCGTCGCCTTCGATTACCGGATTGTGGCCCATCGGCGCGGCTTCGAAACCATCCGGCTCCAGGAAGTAAAAGTGCCAAAAGGCCCAACCGACATGCAGGCAAAAATCGCCGGCATAAAATCGGCTGCACATTCCATCGCACCACCCCGAATCACTGCTCCTGCCATGTCGCATCCAGCTCCACCAGTGCATTAGCAGCCGCCTTGCGCGCAAATGAGGATGCCCCACATCTCGAACTTGAACAAGATGTGGGGCACCCGATCTTCTTAAGCATTCTGATGTGGGCCATCCACTGATCAGCCATTACTGTCCCGCCGGCTCGCCGCTTTCAATTGAACTCTTGGTCGAACTCCTCGCCTTCTCAACCGGGTTGGTCCCGCTCAGCCCGCGCAGATAACGCTCCACGCCGGCATCCAGCGATTCGGCAATCCGCTGCCGGTAGCTGCCTTCCCGTAATTGCTCGGCGTCATCGGGATTGGTAAGAAAGCTGATCTCCGCCAAGATTGACGGCATCTGCGCGCCTATCAGCACCACAAACGGAGCCTTCTTCACGCCGCGATCTCGCAACCCAGGATTGCCCGACTTCAATCCGTCATAAAGACCCGCATCTACATCGGCGGCAAACTCGCGCGACTCGTCGATCTTGTCCCTTAGAGTAATCTTGCGCACCAGATCGGAAAGCTGATGCACAGAGCTGTTGGAAATCGCATTCTCGCGCGCCGCAACATCCAACGCATTCGGGTCGGAAGTAAAATTCAGGTAGTAAGTCTCCACGCCGCGCGCCGAGGGCTCAGGGCTCGAGTTCGCGTGAATCGACAAAAATAGGTCCGCCTGTGCCTTGTTGGCAATCGCGGTGCGCGTCTCCAGCGGAATGAACGTATCGTCATCGCGGGTGTAAACAATCTCCGCACCCAGACGCTTATGCAGCAGCTTGCCCACGCGCAGCGCAACATCCAGCACCACGTCCTTCTCCTGAATACCACCAGGGCCAAGCGTTCCGGAATCATGCCCGCCGTGCCCCGGATCGATGACGATGCGCCCAACCTTCAACCCCAGCGCCCGTACCAGCGAACGCTCTCCGTCGGCGGTTGGCTCTGCGGCATGAGGAACCGCGTCCGCCTCTGTCGAATTGCCCGCCGACGTCGACCCGCTTTTGCCCTTCCTGCGGCTCTTCCCGACGTTGCTGCCAGTCGCACCCGCTGCGGAAGCATCCGCCGAAGCCGTACTGCTGCCCGAATCCAGGGCAGGCGCGGGAGTCGTCACGCGCGCCGAGACTGGCCCACTCGTCGGCCCAGCCGTCGCCGGAACCTTCGCCGGCTCACTGCTCAATTTCGCCACATCCGCAATCGTGCTCTCCGCACTGGTGGCCGGTCGAGTAGCGGGCGCAATCGGCTGCGAAGGCCCGACGGTTGCCGAGGTGCCATTGGCCTGAGCCAGCTTTCCAGCAGATTTGTCGCTGTGAACGTCAATAATCAGCCGCCACGGATTGGGCAGCAAGAACGCCGAATACTCGCTAACATCCGTAACATCCAGCACCACTCGGGTCACGTCCGGATGGAACTGCGCCGCGCGAATGCGCTTGAGATAGCCATCATCCACCACCTCAACCTGGTGCCCATTGAGGCTCGAAGCGAGCCGCGCCCCATGCAGATCAAAAAAAATCCGATCGGGATTGGGAACCCGCGCCGCCTCGTATTCCACCTTGCCGCCAAGATCGATGGCAATGCGCGTCGAGGTCGGGTTGGACCAGTGGCGCATACCGGTAATCATCACCACCCGGCCAGAGCCAGAGGATGTCTGCCCATTGCCTGAATTCGTCGGAACCTGCACCGGCGCGTCATCGAGGATTACCTGGGCGTTCGATGGCGCCGCATCAGTCTGGGCAACCTGGCTGCTCAAACGGCTGGCGCGAGTTTTGGTACCACTGCTGGGAGGCGTCGTCGAATCCGCGGCAACTTCGGGCGCTGGAATCACTGGAGCCATTGATCGCCGGGCTTTGGCCGTCTTTCCGGCTGGCGGCGGAGGAGCTTCGATCTCCCGCAATTCGATCCCCGCCTGCTCGCTGAATGAGCTGTCCGGGCGCTCGGCAATGACCTGCCGAAGTTTCTCTTCGGCGCAGGCCTTGTCTTTCAGGTCCTGGCGGCAGATCTCCGCCTCCAGCAACAAGGCATCGTCAACCTGAGAGCTATGCGGGTATTGATCCCGCAAAAATTCATACTGCCCGATGGCCGCCCGCAGCGCGTGCTGATCGGAGAGAACGCGACCCTTTTCAGCGAGCAGGTCGGCTACGGCAGCGACCGCAGGCGGAGCTTTGGCAGACCCGGGCTTCTGATGGTAGATCCCCCGGAACGCATCCAGCACTTCCTCGTAGCTTTCCCGGGTGCGCTTCTCCTTCGGCGTGGCTTCCAACTGATCGCGCAGCCGCACAGCTCGATCCCACGCTGATTCC
This portion of the Acidicapsa acidisoli genome encodes:
- a CDS encoding GreA/GreB family elongation factor gives rise to the protein MTDHIKKQLLEEIAKLEHELAHELPVEIKKAASLGDLSENAEYHMAKQRQVFVNARLGQVKKRMAELSLVNLANIPKDKVAFGSTITVYDTTKDEEIIYKLVTSEESDVSKGLISTTSPIGRGLIGKKVGDTAVVVTPNGKRELEILKLITIHDEVGE
- the ruvX gene encoding Holliday junction resolvase RuvX — its product is MRCPRSSHLETALVPRYLGLDVGSKRIGVAVSDELGLTAQPVLTLTRKRNPREDMRSLARLCRRFGCVGIVVGNPLHLSGEASTQGEKTREFAEELGQMAALPVHFWDERLTSREAHAILYAAGKSRQEHKPLVDQVAAVLILQSFLDARSNRRRDLENEAPEGGIAPGEASD
- the mltG gene encoding endolytic transglycosylase MltG, with product MRSRRRGSRKKKGSGAGFLVFLFFFLLLLAGAAAAWFVFLPAGPQGETFVEIAPGSSSNQIATQLEQTGVVRSRYAFDLVRLWKRGRLKAGEYRFDHAAPVTEVYARIARGDVYTLPVTIPEGANRFDIAARIVQAGFLNVNKEDFLAATVSETPLIADLDPQARNLEGYLFPDTYRFPRKVTSAQIISTMVRRFRTVTSELDLARPPQTSVSRNVHDIVTLASLVERETAVASERPLVASVLANRLAKKMPLMTDPAVIYGLEVKDLWRGAIYQSDLSDPKHDTPYNTYRHIGLPPGPIANPGMASLRAAMNPAATDYLYFVAAGADPQGKSRFASTLDEHNKNVASYRKAVRQAGGR
- a CDS encoding outer membrane lipoprotein-sorting protein — its product is MNAVRPIRNHACRPAAAAVALALCLPVIVSLTGCASMLVSKRKLPVPVAPPSVQTASASELVARLNDQWDKFQSLTASVDIQASHLKAQEGVATDYPSFRANLLLRKPEMLRVLGRLPVLQTKMFDLASDGTRFTLVIPPKDEYYSDLNSRKGTSLKWYENLRPGPLFDSMVVRGLEKDDFYSVISETTTMEDTVNKRLMVEPEYILNIVRRKADSQELYPVRVVHFHREDLLPYQEDLYNDKGDLETQVFYGVYKNFDGTNYPGTITLKRPQDEYQLVMTVERVTANPALTDDMFQVEIPEDYKKQELK
- a CDS encoding autotransporter outer membrane beta-barrel domain-containing protein; translated protein: MTRIDRWSALRCASGFAPGLLLALAVQHWAVAQDLRTAPPSNTAMTTALPDAVNSNVPRLMKFSGVVADPDGKPATGIVAVTFNFYKEQEGAALWTETQNLQLDAQGRYTVLLGAGSAAGLPIDLFASGNALWLGVQPELAGQSELPRVLLVAVPYALKAADADTLGGKPASAYALSQGQATPSSGLANGNLSVAQRNALQTENFRGDHDDHGRSVRGHGMNDFIPIWTGDDSLGDSILFQTLDNVGAGTRTPGAKLDAVSSGIAVRGTSSGAGQSGVVGVSNATTGYGSGVSGTSASVNGAGVAGYATATSNNGSGVYGQNSSGSGAGVVGVNSATTGYANGVYGQTVSTSGNGLSGFANAASGYTAGVYGYSASTNGSGVYGDSPNNVGVGGMGGTLGVWGDTVSTSGSGVAGYADATSGYTNGVFGQSASTNGNGVSGNAIATTGNAYGVNGSTFTTGFGAGVAGAAWATTGTAFGVFGQTASNNAPGIFGYASSTSGTPVGVVGFVESPNAVAGQFVAHSGSGLILQGLSGSATTQVFTVDANGNLDISGNLTVSGSKSARVKLQDGRDVALYAVESPENWFEDFGTAQLQAGAVQVSLDPGFLQTIDSTANYHVFLTPKGDCHGLYVASTTSAGFVVRELGSGSSSVAFDYRIVAHRRGFETIRLQEVKVPKGPTDMQAKIAGIKSAAHSIAPPRITAPAMSHPAPPVH
- a CDS encoding N-acetylmuramoyl-L-alanine amidase, translating into MHKSLRPMGLACCLLAAAWSFCAPAFAVGFSRSSTRHSTPVESAWDRAVRLRDQLEATPKEKRTRESYEEVLDAFRGIYHQKPGSAKAPPAVAAVADLLAEKGRVLSDQHALRAAIGQYEFLRDQYPHSSQVDDALLLEAEICRQDLKDKACAEEKLRQVIAERPDSSFSEQAGIELREIEAPPPPAGKTAKARRSMAPVIPAPEVAADSTTPPSSGTKTRASRLSSQVAQTDAAPSNAQVILDDAPVQVPTNSGNGQTSSGSGRVVMITGMRHWSNPTSTRIAIDLGGKVEYEAARVPNPDRIFFDLHGARLASSLNGHQVEVVDDGYLKRIRAAQFHPDVTRVVLDVTDVSEYSAFLLPNPWRLIIDVHSDKSAGKLAQANGTSATVGPSQPIAPATRPATSAESTIADVAKLSSEPAKVPATAGPTSGPVSARVTTPAPALDSGSSTASADASAAGATGSNVGKSRRKGKSGSTSAGNSTEADAVPHAAEPTADGERSLVRALGLKVGRIVIDPGHGGHDSGTLGPGGIQEKDVVLDVALRVGKLLHKRLGAEIVYTRDDDTFIPLETRTAIANKAQADLFLSIHANSSPEPSARGVETYYLNFTSDPNALDVAARENAISNSSVHQLSDLVRKITLRDKIDESREFAADVDAGLYDGLKSGNPGLRDRGVKKAPFVVLIGAQMPSILAEISFLTNPDDAEQLREGSYRQRIAESLDAGVERYLRGLSGTNPVEKARSSTKSSIESGEPAGQ